A genomic stretch from Mycobacterium malmoense includes:
- a CDS encoding acetoacetate decarboxylase family protein, translating into MTASQHTIAGTVLTMPVKIRKANQHMAMFSVDAGAAQRLIDYSGLQVCRYLPGRAIVVLMLMHYLDGDLGQYYEFGTSVMVNPPGSTATGPRALQSAGAFIHHLPVDQAFTLEAGTKIWGYPKVMADFTVREGRQFGFDCSVDGQLVIGMDFRRGLPFRLTPRTQAQRSYSHRDGVTRETGFEHTLDGVRTRFGGVRIRLGEHPYAKELASLGLPKRAIVSSSCDNVQMTFGDAQEIP; encoded by the coding sequence ATGACAGCCTCGCAGCACACCATCGCCGGCACGGTACTGACGATGCCGGTGAAGATCCGCAAGGCAAACCAGCACATGGCGATGTTTTCGGTCGACGCCGGCGCCGCGCAGCGGCTGATCGACTACAGCGGCTTGCAGGTCTGCCGTTATTTGCCCGGGCGCGCGATCGTGGTCCTGATGTTGATGCACTACCTCGACGGCGACCTGGGCCAGTACTACGAATTCGGCACCAGCGTGATGGTCAACCCACCCGGCTCGACGGCAACCGGGCCACGGGCCCTGCAGTCGGCCGGCGCCTTCATTCACCACCTTCCCGTCGACCAGGCGTTCACGCTGGAAGCCGGCACCAAGATCTGGGGCTACCCGAAAGTGATGGCGGACTTCACCGTTCGGGAGGGACGGCAGTTCGGCTTCGACTGCAGCGTCGACGGGCAACTGGTGATCGGGATGGACTTTCGCCGCGGCCTGCCATTTCGGTTGACCCCGCGCACACAGGCGCAGCGCAGCTACTCGCACCGCGACGGCGTCACCCGCGAGACGGGCTTCGAGCACACGCTTGACGGCGTGCGCACCCGATTCGGTGGAGTGCGCATCCGGCTCGGCGAACACCCCTACGCGAAAGAGCTGGCGTCGCTTGGCCTTCCGAAGCGCGCGATAGTGTCAAGCTCTTGCGACAACGTACAAATGACTTTCGGTGACGCCCAGGAGATCCCGTGA
- a CDS encoding LLM class F420-dependent oxidoreductase, translating into MKLGLQLGYWGAQPPENAGELVAAAEDAGFDAVFTAEAWGSDAYTPLAWWGSSTHRVRLGTSVVQLSARTPTACAMAALTLDHLSGGRHILGLGVSGPQVVEGWYGQPFPKPLARTREYIDILRQVWAREKPVTSDGPHYPLPLKEGREGVGRPVTGLGKALKPITHPLRADIPVMLGAEGPKNVALAAEICDGWLPIFYTPRLADMYNEWLDEGFARPGARRGREDFEICATATIVITDDRAAAFAAMKPYLALYMGGMGAEDTNFHADVYRRMGYADVVDDVTKLFRSNQKDKAAEVIPDELVDDAAIVGDVDYVRKQVKVWEAAGVTMMVVNGRNAEQIRELATLV; encoded by the coding sequence ATGAAGCTGGGGCTGCAGCTGGGCTATTGGGGCGCACAACCGCCGGAGAACGCCGGGGAGCTCGTGGCCGCGGCCGAGGACGCCGGATTCGACGCCGTCTTCACCGCCGAGGCGTGGGGATCCGACGCCTACACGCCGCTGGCCTGGTGGGGATCGTCGACGCACCGGGTGCGGCTGGGCACGTCGGTGGTCCAGCTGTCCGCGCGCACGCCGACGGCGTGCGCGATGGCCGCGCTGACGCTGGACCACCTGTCCGGCGGCCGGCACATCCTCGGTCTGGGCGTATCCGGCCCGCAGGTCGTCGAGGGCTGGTACGGCCAGCCATTCCCCAAGCCGCTGGCCCGCACCCGCGAATACATCGACATCCTCCGGCAGGTGTGGGCCCGGGAAAAGCCGGTGACCAGCGACGGCCCCCACTACCCGCTGCCATTAAAAGAGGGGCGGGAGGGGGTCGGGCGCCCGGTGACCGGCCTGGGCAAGGCGCTCAAACCGATCACCCATCCGCTGCGCGCCGACATCCCGGTCATGCTGGGCGCCGAGGGGCCGAAGAACGTCGCGCTGGCCGCCGAGATCTGCGACGGCTGGCTGCCCATCTTCTACACCCCGCGGCTGGCCGACATGTACAACGAATGGCTCGACGAAGGGTTCGCCCGCCCCGGGGCGCGCCGCGGCCGCGAGGACTTCGAGATCTGCGCGACGGCCACCATCGTCATCACCGACGACCGCGCCGCCGCCTTCGCGGCCATGAAGCCCTATCTGGCGCTCTACATGGGCGGCATGGGCGCCGAGGACACCAACTTCCACGCGGACGTGTACCGCCGAATGGGATATGCCGACGTGGTCGATGATGTCACCAAGCTGTTCCGCAGCAACCAAAAAGACAAGGCCGCCGAGGTCATCCCCGACGAGCTCGTCGACGACGCCGCGATCGTCGGCGACGTCGACTACGTGCGTAAGCAAGTCAAGGTCTGGGAGGCCGCGGGCGTCACGATGATGGTCGTGAACGGCCGCAATGCCGAGCAGATCCGCGAGCTCGCGACACTGGTCTAG
- a CDS encoding Zn-ribbon domain-containing OB-fold protein, whose translation MTASSSSPTLIDHPEPPLSAPLTLSFDYTRSVGPTLSKFFTALRERRILGVRGSDGRVHVPPAEYDPVTYEPLGEMVPVSEVGTVASWTWQPEPLEGQPLDRPFAWALIKLDGADTLLLHAVDVGEPEAIRTGARVHVHWADETVGAITDIAYFALGGEAEPVPERAGGEQDPVTMIVTPISLTIQHTASHEESAYLRAIAEGKLLGARTRSADGAEGKVYFPPHGADPATGLPTTEFVELPDKGTVTTFAIINIPFQGQRIKPPYVAAYVLLDGADIPFLHLVADIDAHDVRMGMRVEAVWKPREEWGFGIDNIEYFRPTGEPDADYDTYKHHL comes from the coding sequence GTGACAGCCAGTTCGAGCAGCCCGACCCTGATCGATCACCCTGAGCCACCACTTTCCGCGCCACTGACGTTGTCCTTCGACTACACCCGTTCGGTGGGCCCCACGCTGAGCAAGTTCTTCACCGCGCTGCGTGAGCGCCGCATCCTGGGGGTGCGCGGATCGGATGGCCGGGTGCACGTGCCGCCCGCGGAATATGACCCGGTTACCTATGAGCCGCTGGGCGAGATGGTACCGGTGTCGGAGGTCGGTACCGTCGCGTCCTGGACGTGGCAGCCCGAGCCGCTGGAAGGGCAGCCGCTGGACCGGCCGTTCGCCTGGGCGCTGATCAAGCTGGACGGCGCCGACACGCTGCTGCTGCACGCCGTCGACGTGGGCGAGCCCGAGGCCATCCGGACCGGGGCTCGGGTGCACGTGCACTGGGCCGACGAGACGGTGGGCGCCATCACCGACATCGCCTATTTCGCGCTGGGCGGGGAGGCCGAGCCGGTGCCCGAACGGGCGGGGGGCGAACAAGACCCGGTCACCATGATCGTCACGCCGATCTCGCTGACGATTCAGCACACCGCCTCGCACGAGGAGAGCGCCTACCTGCGGGCCATCGCCGAGGGCAAACTGCTCGGTGCGCGCACCAGGAGCGCCGACGGCGCGGAAGGAAAAGTGTATTTCCCGCCGCACGGCGCCGATCCCGCCACCGGCCTGCCGACCACCGAGTTCGTCGAGCTGCCCGACAAGGGCACGGTGACGACGTTCGCGATCATCAACATCCCGTTCCAGGGCCAGCGCATCAAGCCGCCCTACGTGGCGGCCTATGTGCTGCTCGACGGCGCCGACATTCCGTTCCTGCACCTGGTCGCCGACATCGACGCGCACGACGTGCGGATGGGCATGCGTGTCGAGGCGGTGTGGAAGCCCCGCGAGGAGTGGGGATTTGGCATCGACAACATCGAATACTTCCGGCCCACCGGGGAACCCGACGCCGACTACGACACCTACAAACACCACCTGTAA
- a CDS encoding thiolase domain-containing protein has translation MSERSVAVVGFAHAPHVRRTDGTTNGVEMLMPCFAQLYGELGITQADIGFWCSGSSDYLAGRAFSFISAIDSIGAVPPINESHVEMDGAWALYEAYIKILAGEVDTALVYGFGKSSAGNLRRILSRQTDPYTVAPLWPDSVSMAGLQARIGLDNGKWNESQMARVALDSFSHAKRVDSEQPAISIDELLERPFFADPLRRHDIAPITDGAAAVVLAAGDRARELRENPAWITGIEHRIESPALGLRDLTESPSTKAAARAATGGNTRNLDVAEIHAPFTHQHLILAEAINIPGKTKVNPSGGALAANPMFVAGLERIGFAAQHIWNGSAGRVLAHATSGPALQQNLVAVMEGKN, from the coding sequence ATGAGCGAACGCAGCGTCGCGGTTGTCGGCTTTGCCCACGCACCGCATGTCCGCCGCACCGACGGCACCACCAACGGCGTCGAAATGTTGATGCCGTGCTTCGCCCAGCTCTACGGCGAGCTGGGCATCACCCAGGCCGACATCGGCTTCTGGTGTTCGGGTTCGTCGGATTACCTTGCTGGACGGGCGTTTTCGTTCATCTCGGCGATCGACTCGATCGGCGCCGTTCCGCCGATCAATGAATCGCACGTCGAGATGGACGGGGCATGGGCACTCTACGAGGCCTACATCAAAATCCTGGCCGGCGAGGTCGACACCGCGCTGGTCTACGGCTTCGGCAAGTCCTCGGCCGGAAACCTGCGTCGCATCCTGTCGCGGCAGACCGATCCCTACACGGTTGCGCCGCTGTGGCCGGACTCGGTGTCGATGGCCGGACTGCAGGCCCGCATCGGGCTCGACAACGGCAAGTGGAACGAATCGCAAATGGCGCGTGTTGCGCTCGACTCCTTCTCGCACGCCAAGCGGGTGGACTCCGAGCAGCCCGCGATCAGCATCGATGAACTGCTCGAGCGGCCGTTCTTCGCCGACCCGCTGCGCCGCCACGACATCGCGCCGATCACCGATGGCGCCGCCGCGGTCGTGCTCGCGGCCGGTGACCGCGCCCGCGAGCTGCGGGAAAACCCGGCCTGGATCACCGGAATCGAGCACCGCATCGAGTCTCCGGCCCTGGGCCTGCGTGACCTCACCGAATCGCCGTCGACCAAAGCGGCGGCCCGGGCGGCCACCGGCGGAAACACCCGCAACCTGGATGTCGCCGAGATTCATGCGCCCTTCACCCACCAGCACCTGATCCTCGCCGAGGCGATAAACATCCCGGGGAAGACAAAAGTCAATCCCTCCGGCGGCGCGCTGGCGGCCAACCCCATGTTCGTCGCCGGCCTCGAGCGCATTGGCTTTGCGGCACAACACATCTGGAATGGCTCGGCCGGGCGGGTGCTGGCGCACGCCACCAGCGGGCCGGCCCTGCAACAGAACCTGGTCGCGGTCATGGAAGGAAAGAACTGA
- a CDS encoding thiolase domain-containing protein — translation MAGAGAHLAAVLGTGQTKYVAKRHDVSMNGLVREAIDRALADSGSTFDDIDAIVVGKAPDFFEGVMMPELFMADAMGATGKPLIRVHTAGSVGGSTAVVAASLVQSGKYHRVLAMAWEKQSESNAMWALSIPIPFIKPVGAGAGGYFAPHVRAYIRRSGAPMNIGAMVAVKDRLNGSRNPLAHLHQPDITLEKVMASPMLWDPIRYDETCPSSDGACAVVIGDEEVAEARLAQGHPVAWIHATALRTEPLAFAGRDQVNPQAGRDAAAALWKAAGITSPIDEIDAAEIYVPFSWFEPMWLENLGFAPEGEGWKLTEAGETKIGGRLPVNASGGVLSSNPIGASGLIRFAEAAIQVMGKAGDHQVPGARKALGHAYGGGSQYYSMWVVGADKPDAKANA, via the coding sequence ATGGCCGGTGCAGGGGCGCACCTCGCCGCGGTGCTCGGTACCGGGCAGACCAAGTACGTCGCCAAGCGCCACGACGTTTCGATGAACGGCCTGGTGCGCGAGGCCATCGACCGGGCGCTGGCCGACTCGGGCTCCACCTTCGACGACATCGACGCCATCGTGGTCGGCAAGGCGCCCGACTTCTTCGAGGGCGTCATGATGCCGGAGCTGTTCATGGCCGACGCCATGGGGGCCACCGGCAAGCCGCTGATCCGGGTGCATACCGCGGGTTCGGTCGGCGGGTCCACCGCGGTGGTGGCCGCCAGCCTGGTGCAGTCCGGAAAGTACCACCGCGTGCTGGCGATGGCCTGGGAAAAGCAGTCGGAATCGAATGCCATGTGGGCGTTGTCGATTCCCATCCCGTTCATCAAGCCGGTGGGTGCCGGCGCCGGCGGTTATTTCGCTCCGCACGTGCGGGCCTACATCCGCCGCTCGGGCGCGCCGATGAACATCGGCGCCATGGTCGCGGTCAAGGACCGGCTCAACGGCAGCCGCAACCCGCTGGCGCACCTGCACCAGCCCGACATCACCCTGGAGAAGGTGATGGCCTCGCCCATGCTGTGGGATCCGATCCGCTACGACGAGACCTGCCCGTCGTCGGACGGCGCCTGCGCGGTGGTGATCGGCGACGAGGAGGTCGCCGAAGCCCGGCTGGCGCAAGGACATCCGGTGGCGTGGATCCATGCCACCGCGTTGCGCACCGAGCCGCTGGCCTTCGCCGGACGCGACCAGGTCAATCCGCAGGCCGGTCGCGACGCGGCCGCCGCGCTGTGGAAGGCGGCCGGCATCACCAGTCCGATCGACGAGATCGACGCCGCCGAAATCTACGTGCCGTTCTCCTGGTTCGAACCGATGTGGTTGGAAAACCTCGGTTTTGCCCCCGAGGGTGAGGGCTGGAAGCTCACCGAGGCCGGCGAGACCAAGATCGGTGGACGGCTGCCGGTAAACGCCTCCGGCGGCGTGCTGTCGTCGAACCCGATCGGCGCCTCGGGCCTGATTCGCTTCGCCGAGGCCGCGATCCAGGTGATGGGCAAGGCCGGCGATCACCAGGTTCCGGGTGCGCGAAAGGCCTTGGGGCACGCCTACGGCGGTGGCTCGCAGTACTACTCGATGTGGGTGGTCGGGGCCGACAAGCCCGACGCGAAGGCCAACGCATGA
- a CDS encoding nuclear transport factor 2 family protein: MTGTHPAHEAGRRSREAVQARDKDAWLAVFADDAIVEDPIGPSAFDPEGKGHRGRDAISAFWDKAIAPTTRIEFFFRDTYQCGNEEANVGHILITTGDYQITAEGVFTYKANDEGKLVALRAYWEMDRAAASARKV, from the coding sequence ATGACCGGCACGCACCCCGCGCACGAGGCCGGCCGCCGCTCCCGCGAGGCGGTCCAGGCCAGGGACAAGGACGCGTGGCTGGCGGTCTTCGCCGACGACGCCATCGTCGAAGACCCCATCGGGCCATCGGCTTTCGATCCCGAAGGCAAGGGCCACCGGGGCCGTGACGCGATCTCGGCCTTCTGGGACAAGGCGATCGCCCCCACCACCAGGATCGAGTTCTTCTTCCGCGACACCTACCAGTGCGGCAACGAGGAGGCCAATGTCGGGCACATCCTCATCACGACGGGCGATTACCAGATCACCGCGGAAGGCGTGTTCACCTACAAGGCCAACGACGAGGGCAAGCTCGTCGCCCTGCGCGCGTACTGGGAGATGGACCGCGCGGCCGCGAGCGCCCGAAAGGTCTGA
- a CDS encoding site-specific DNA-methyltransferase, translated as MARKKAVGLTPAGARTDIPTDDGEDFVDPASGVPKRVRYERDPSLDPQLMWRGKDGRDSSNLIADAPPIYIQEKIEPLLLIGNLLRAAGRPEGGPDGLSRIESYRHPPNWANRMILGDSLNAMASLAERESLRGKVQMIYVDPPYGIRFGPSWQVSARKRDVGDARAAGVAREAERVKAFRDTWELGIHSYLAHLRDRLVVARDLLTESGSCFVQIGDENVHLVRCLMDEVFGGENFVSQISFAKTTGFATDLIPNVADHLLWYGRFKPATKYRPMFVAATLGGPGAIEYTRAESADGRIVALTKEQLAGNEPVSRDLRPLTTGDVTSAGGAAADLVLPSGRKLAGKSGVHWKTTPEGMNRLEWAGRLMPTGRFRIFKRFFDDFPYVVLTNQWLATRGEAGKVYVVQTSRTVVERCVLMTTDPGDLVLDPTCGSGTTAFVAEQWGRRWITIDTSRVALALARQRLMGARFPYYLLSDSKEGRRKEAELTGKPASREPVTDDIRHGFVYERVRHITLKSIANNPDIKEGMTREEIDDAIKRHAGYEYLYDKPYEDKGRVRVSGRFTVESLSPHRSSAFPGATISEPAADSLTFERSILDNVAKAGIQNGRRQERIEFASVDAYAGSYMRAVGECGGGTRIGLAIGPRYGTVSAGFIEEATREAVKAGDIDLLCVLAFAFDPQATGATVDAPREGFAVLMVRMNADLLMGEDLKKTGSANLFTVFGEPDFDARETDDGSLVIDLQGVDVYDPTAGTVRRNDTGQIALWMIDTNYDGTSFVVRHCYFTGGDDPYKRLKTALRADIRPDAWSALYRTVSIPFDPPETGRVAVKVINDYGDEVIKVFTV; from the coding sequence GTGGCGCGTAAGAAAGCGGTGGGGCTCACGCCCGCCGGAGCCCGCACCGATATTCCGACTGATGACGGCGAGGATTTCGTCGATCCGGCATCCGGCGTACCCAAACGGGTTCGCTACGAACGTGATCCGAGCCTCGACCCACAACTGATGTGGCGCGGCAAGGACGGGCGGGACTCATCGAATCTCATCGCGGACGCGCCGCCGATCTACATTCAGGAGAAGATCGAACCTCTCTTGCTGATTGGAAATCTCCTCCGGGCCGCCGGGCGGCCCGAAGGTGGGCCCGATGGGTTGTCACGGATCGAGTCCTATCGACACCCGCCGAATTGGGCCAACCGGATGATTCTTGGCGACTCGCTGAACGCCATGGCGTCCCTTGCCGAACGAGAATCGTTGCGGGGCAAGGTGCAGATGATATACGTCGACCCGCCGTACGGGATCAGGTTCGGCCCCAGTTGGCAGGTGTCCGCGCGCAAGCGAGACGTCGGGGACGCCAGGGCGGCAGGCGTCGCGCGAGAAGCCGAGCGGGTCAAGGCATTCCGCGACACCTGGGAGCTTGGCATTCACTCTTACCTTGCGCACCTGCGGGACCGGTTGGTCGTGGCACGCGATCTGCTAACCGAGTCCGGGTCGTGTTTTGTCCAGATCGGTGATGAGAACGTCCATCTGGTGCGTTGCCTGATGGACGAAGTGTTCGGCGGCGAGAACTTTGTCAGCCAGATTTCGTTTGCGAAAACCACCGGTTTCGCCACCGACCTGATCCCGAACGTCGCCGACCACCTTCTCTGGTACGGACGATTCAAGCCGGCGACAAAATATCGCCCGATGTTCGTCGCCGCGACCCTCGGGGGTCCCGGTGCAATCGAATACACGAGGGCGGAGTCGGCGGACGGCCGGATTGTGGCCCTAACCAAGGAACAACTGGCAGGCAACGAACCGGTTTCCCGAGACCTCCGCCCATTGACGACCGGGGACGTCACGTCCGCCGGGGGCGCGGCGGCCGACCTGGTTCTTCCGAGCGGGCGCAAGCTCGCGGGAAAGAGCGGCGTGCACTGGAAAACGACCCCTGAGGGGATGAACCGGCTTGAGTGGGCCGGCCGATTGATGCCGACCGGCCGATTCCGCATTTTCAAGCGCTTCTTCGACGACTTTCCGTATGTGGTCCTCACGAACCAATGGTTGGCGACCCGCGGCGAGGCCGGCAAGGTCTACGTGGTGCAGACGTCGCGCACCGTCGTCGAACGCTGCGTGCTCATGACCACCGACCCCGGCGACTTGGTCCTCGACCCGACTTGTGGCAGTGGGACAACGGCTTTCGTCGCAGAGCAGTGGGGCCGCCGTTGGATCACCATCGACACCTCGCGGGTCGCCCTCGCACTGGCCCGGCAGCGACTGATGGGCGCGAGGTTCCCATACTACCTGCTGTCCGACTCCAAGGAAGGGCGTCGGAAAGAAGCGGAACTGACCGGGAAGCCGGCTTCACGGGAACCCGTCACCGACGACATTCGCCACGGGTTCGTGTACGAGCGCGTCCGGCACATCACGTTGAAGTCGATCGCCAACAATCCCGACATCAAGGAGGGGATGACGCGCGAGGAGATCGACGACGCGATCAAGCGCCATGCCGGCTACGAGTATTTGTACGACAAACCCTACGAGGACAAGGGCAGGGTCCGCGTCTCCGGCCGCTTCACGGTTGAAAGCCTTTCGCCGCACCGATCTTCGGCGTTCCCCGGAGCGACGATCAGCGAGCCGGCCGCGGATTCGCTTACCTTCGAGCGGTCCATCCTCGACAACGTCGCCAAAGCCGGCATCCAGAACGGCCGGCGGCAGGAGCGCATCGAGTTCGCCTCGGTCGACGCCTACGCGGGCAGCTACATGCGGGCGGTCGGGGAGTGTGGTGGCGGCACGCGCATCGGGTTGGCGATTGGCCCGCGGTACGGCACCGTGAGCGCAGGATTCATCGAGGAAGCGACGCGCGAGGCGGTCAAGGCCGGCGACATCGACCTGCTGTGCGTCCTCGCGTTCGCCTTCGACCCGCAGGCCACCGGCGCCACCGTCGATGCCCCCCGCGAGGGATTCGCGGTGCTGATGGTTCGAATGAACGCCGACCTGCTGATGGGCGAAGACCTCAAGAAGACCGGTTCGGCGAACCTGTTCACCGTCTTCGGCGAGCCCGATTTCGACGCACGCGAGACCGACGACGGCAGCCTCGTCATCGACCTCCAAGGCGTCGACGTCTACGATCCCACCGCCGGGACGGTCCGCCGCAACGACACCGGGCAGATCGCGCTGTGGATGATCGACACCAATTACGACGGGACGTCATTCGTCGTAAGGCATTGCTACTTCACCGGCGGTGACGACCCGTACAAGAGGCTGAAGACGGCGCTGCGGGCCGACATACGACCGGACGCGTGGTCGGCTCTCTACCGCACCGTTTCGATTCCGTTCGACCCGCCGGAGACCGGCAGGGTCGCCGTCAAAGTCATCAACGACTACGGCGACGAAGTAATAAAGGTCTTCACCGTGTGA
- a CDS encoding helix-turn-helix domain-containing protein encodes MPESAIERELALALGRKLAELRQQRGLTQEFVAQSAGISRNHYQLLEYGLGQRSNRRPANPRLSTLVALSEVLGTTVPELIGAMFPPGRSTEENR; translated from the coding sequence GTGCCGGAGTCTGCGATCGAGCGAGAGCTGGCGTTGGCACTCGGCCGAAAGTTGGCCGAACTGCGCCAGCAGCGCGGGCTGACACAGGAGTTCGTGGCTCAATCCGCGGGCATCAGCCGCAACCACTACCAGCTGCTGGAGTATGGGCTCGGCCAACGCAGCAATCGCAGGCCGGCGAATCCGCGGCTGTCCACGCTGGTGGCGCTCAGCGAGGTTCTCGGCACGACGGTGCCCGAGCTAATCGGCGCGATGTTCCCGCCCGGGCGATCGACGGAAGAAAACCGCTAA
- a CDS encoding gamma carbonic anhydrase family protein, giving the protein MPLFSFEGRSPRVDPGAFVAPTATLIGDVTVEAGASVWFNAVLRGDYGPIVVREGANVQDGSVLHAPPGIPVDIGPGATVAHMCVIHGVHVGSEALIANHAIVLDGAVIGARSLIAAHSLVLAGTHIPAGVLAVGVPAQVKGPIAGTGAEMWVNLNPQAYRDLAQRHMAGLEPI; this is encoded by the coding sequence ATGCCACTGTTTTCTTTCGAGGGTCGATCGCCGCGGGTGGATCCCGGGGCGTTCGTGGCCCCGACGGCCACCCTGATCGGGGACGTCACGGTCGAGGCTGGGGCGTCGGTGTGGTTCAACGCCGTGCTGCGCGGCGACTACGGGCCGATCGTGGTGCGGGAAGGCGCCAACGTGCAGGACGGATCGGTGCTGCACGCGCCGCCGGGCATTCCGGTCGACATCGGCCCGGGAGCGACGGTGGCCCATATGTGCGTCATCCACGGGGTTCACGTCGGATCGGAGGCGCTGATCGCCAACCACGCCATCGTTCTCGACGGTGCGGTGATCGGCGCGCGCAGCTTGATCGCGGCCCATTCGCTGGTGCTGGCCGGCACGCACATTCCGGCCGGGGTATTGGCGGTCGGCGTGCCGGCGCAGGTGAAGGGCCCGATCGCCGGCACGGGCGCGGAAATGTGGGTCAACCTCAATCCGCAGGCGTATCGCGACCTGGCGCAGCGGCACATGGCCGGGCTGGAGCCGATTTAG
- a CDS encoding Rieske 2Fe-2S domain-containing protein: protein MTTDTDAVGIREIDSGTLPTRYARGWHCLGVAKDYLDGKPHAVQAFGTKLVVFADSHGDLKVLDGYCRHMGGDLSMGTIKGDEVACPFHDWRWGGDGRCKLVPYAKRTPRLARTRSWTTDVRSGLLFVWHDHEGNPPDPAVRIPEIPEASSDEWTDWRWNSILIEGSNCRDIIDNVTDMAHFFYIHFGLPTYFKNVFEGHIASQYLHNVGRPDVNDLGTAYGESHLDSEASYFGPSFMINWLHNSYGDYKAESILINCHYPVTQNSFVLQWGVVVEKPKGMDDKMTDKLSRVFTEGVSKGFLQDVEIWKHKTRIENPLLVEEDGAVYQMRRWYEQFYVDVADITPEMVERFEIEVDTSRANEYWNAQVEENLKAKEVESAAAEPVSDEVPAEQH, encoded by the coding sequence GTGACTACCGACACTGATGCGGTCGGCATCCGGGAAATCGATTCCGGCACCTTGCCGACCAGGTACGCCCGGGGCTGGCACTGCCTTGGCGTCGCGAAGGACTACCTGGACGGCAAGCCGCACGCCGTCCAGGCGTTCGGCACCAAGCTGGTGGTGTTCGCCGACTCGCACGGGGACCTGAAGGTGCTCGACGGCTACTGCCGCCACATGGGTGGCGACCTGTCCATGGGCACCATCAAGGGCGACGAGGTCGCCTGCCCGTTCCACGACTGGCGCTGGGGTGGCGACGGCCGCTGCAAGCTGGTGCCGTACGCCAAGCGCACACCCAGGCTGGCGCGCACCCGGTCGTGGACGACCGACGTGCGCAGCGGCCTGCTGTTCGTCTGGCACGACCACGAAGGAAATCCACCGGATCCCGCGGTCAGGATCCCCGAGATTCCCGAAGCCTCGAGCGACGAGTGGACCGACTGGCGGTGGAACAGCATCCTCATCGAGGGGTCCAACTGCCGCGACATCATCGACAACGTCACCGACATGGCGCATTTCTTCTACATCCATTTCGGGCTGCCGACGTACTTCAAGAACGTCTTCGAGGGTCACATCGCCTCGCAGTACCTGCACAACGTGGGGCGTCCCGACGTGAACGATCTCGGGACGGCCTACGGCGAATCGCACCTGGATTCCGAGGCGTCCTACTTCGGGCCGTCGTTCATGATCAACTGGCTGCACAACAGTTACGGCGACTACAAGGCCGAGTCGATCCTGATCAACTGCCACTACCCGGTCACCCAGAACTCGTTCGTGTTGCAGTGGGGCGTCGTCGTCGAAAAGCCCAAGGGCATGGACGACAAGATGACCGACAAGCTGTCACGGGTCTTCACCGAAGGCGTCAGCAAGGGCTTCCTGCAGGATGTCGAGATCTGGAAGCACAAGACCAGGATTGAGAACCCGCTGCTGGTCGAGGAGGACGGCGCCGTCTACCAGATGCGTCGCTGGTATGAGCAGTTTTACGTCGACGTCGCCGACATCACACCGGAAATGGTCGAGCGCTTCGAGATCGAGGTGGACACCTCCCGCGCCAACGAGTACTGGAATGCCCAGGTCGAGGAGAACCTGAAGGCCAAGGAGGTCGAATCCGCTGCGGCCGAACCGGTTTCCGACGAAGTGCCGGCCGAGCAACACTGA